The Micromonospora sp. NBC_00421 genome contains a region encoding:
- a CDS encoding LacI family DNA-binding transcriptional regulator, which produces MRDVARLAGVSHQTVSRVLNGHPHVREQTRLRVQAAITELGYRPNRAARTLVTGRSQVLGVVALNTTLYGPASLLSAFELAAAEAGFAVSVGSVRNLDRTSITAVVERHLAHRVAGIVVIAPVESAGEALECLPTHIPLVTVDGDPRRQVPLVTIDQVEGGRLATRHLLDAGHRTVWHVSGPADWFDSAGRIAGWRETLQAAGAEVPPVLQADWSAASGYRCGQMLARSPEVTAIFTANDDLALGVLHALHEHGRRVPEEVSVVGFDDVPDAPYFIPPLTTVRPDFDTVAEASLGLLLTQIDAGVDHTLRQTISPTLITRDSVAPPR; this is translated from the coding sequence ATGAGAGACGTGGCCCGCCTCGCCGGAGTCTCCCACCAGACCGTCTCGCGCGTCCTCAACGGCCATCCCCACGTGCGTGAACAGACCCGGCTGCGGGTGCAGGCCGCGATCACCGAGCTCGGCTACCGACCGAACCGGGCGGCCCGCACGCTGGTCACCGGCCGGTCACAGGTGCTCGGTGTGGTGGCGCTCAACACCACTCTCTACGGCCCGGCGTCGTTGCTCTCCGCCTTCGAGCTCGCCGCCGCCGAGGCGGGGTTCGCCGTCAGCGTGGGCAGCGTCCGCAACCTGGACCGCACCTCCATCACCGCCGTCGTCGAGCGGCACCTGGCGCACCGGGTGGCCGGCATCGTGGTGATCGCCCCGGTGGAGTCCGCCGGCGAGGCGCTGGAGTGCCTGCCCACCCACATCCCCCTGGTCACCGTGGACGGCGACCCCCGCCGACAGGTGCCACTTGTCACCATCGACCAGGTGGAGGGCGGGCGGTTGGCCACCCGGCACCTGCTCGACGCGGGCCACCGGACCGTCTGGCACGTGTCCGGCCCGGCCGACTGGTTCGACAGCGCGGGGCGGATCGCCGGCTGGCGGGAGACGTTGCAGGCGGCGGGAGCGGAGGTTCCCCCGGTGCTCCAGGCGGACTGGTCCGCCGCCTCCGGGTACCGCTGCGGGCAGATGCTGGCCCGCAGCCCGGAGGTGACCGCCATCTTCACGGCCAACGACGATCTCGCCCTCGGCGTGCTGCACGCGCTGCACGAGCACGGTCGGCGGGTGCCGGAGGAGGTCAGTGTGGTCGGCTTCGACGACGTCCCGGACGCCCCGTACTTCATCCCACCGTTGACCACCGTCCGGCCGGACTTCGACACCGTGGCGGAGGCCAGCCTCGGCCTGCTGTTGACGCAGATCGACGCGGGCGTCGACCACACGTTGCGGCAGACCATCTCCCCCACCCTGATCACCCGGGACAGCGTCGCTCCACCCCGGTGA
- a CDS encoding family 43 glycosylhydrolase, translated as MLRLPDHWVWDSWYARDDDGRWHAFFLRASRALHDPHRRHRRATIGHAVSTDLRSWELVADAIVPADAPSWDDLATWTGCTVRGPDGRWYLFYTGVGRAEDGLVQRIGLAVSDDLTTWHRHGTGPLVEADPTWYELLDRTLWYEQAWRDPWVFPDPDGAGWHMLVTARVNTGPTESRGVVGHATSPDLVNWTVQPPLSIPAGFGHLEVPQVAVVDGHPLLLFSTDAAGTRHDGHRIWVAQGHDVRGPWDIASARPFPHPHLYAPRLVAGPAGDWSLIGFLDHVDGEFVGALSDPLPVRYRTSTGLTPVDAPPARHQGPVPGGRRRPTG; from the coding sequence ATGCTACGTCTACCCGACCACTGGGTGTGGGACAGCTGGTACGCCCGGGACGACGACGGCCGGTGGCACGCGTTCTTCCTGCGCGCCTCCCGCGCCCTGCACGACCCGCACCGCCGGCACCGCCGCGCCACGATCGGCCACGCCGTCTCGACCGACCTGCGCAGCTGGGAGCTGGTCGCCGACGCGATCGTCCCCGCCGACGCACCGAGCTGGGACGACCTCGCGACCTGGACGGGTTGCACGGTGCGCGGCCCGGACGGGCGGTGGTACCTGTTCTACACCGGGGTCGGCCGCGCCGAGGACGGGCTGGTCCAACGGATCGGTCTGGCCGTCTCCGACGACCTGACCACCTGGCACCGGCACGGCACCGGGCCGCTCGTCGAAGCCGACCCCACCTGGTACGAACTGCTCGACCGGACGCTCTGGTACGAGCAGGCCTGGCGCGACCCGTGGGTGTTCCCCGACCCGGACGGCGCCGGCTGGCACATGCTCGTCACCGCCCGGGTCAACACCGGGCCGACCGAATCCCGTGGTGTCGTCGGCCACGCCACCTCACCCGACCTGGTGAACTGGACCGTCCAGCCTCCGCTGTCGATCCCGGCCGGCTTCGGCCACCTGGAGGTGCCCCAGGTCGCCGTCGTCGACGGCCACCCCCTGCTGCTGTTCTCCACCGACGCCGCCGGCACCCGCCACGACGGCCACCGGATCTGGGTGGCACAGGGGCACGACGTGCGGGGCCCGTGGGACATCGCCTCGGCCCGACCGTTCCCGCACCCGCACCTGTACGCGCCCCGACTGGTAGCCGGTCCGGCCGGTGACTGGTCCCTCATCGGGTTCCTCGACCACGTCGACGGGGAGTTCGTCGGTGCGCTGAGCGACCCGCTGCCGGTACGCTACCGGACCTCGACCGGGCTCACCCCCGTCGACGCGCCGCCCGCCCGCCACCAGGGTCCGGTGCCGGGCGGGCGGCGACGGCCTACCGGCTAG
- a CDS encoding ABC transporter substrate-binding protein — translation MTKFPRRTALLAPVLALGLAATACSAPGADESPRTGSDAAVSTDLGTDPITLEMYAETGFPLAKALADEFTKQHPNVKFNIREDQFTVIVENAPRVMASDNSPDIIRLPTMVDLVKDDLLKNLDPYFDAYGWDKFPASQLVQLRVGDGGTTRGTGSLWGMGLGYSVTGVFYNKKLAEQVGMTQPPATIAEFEQLLAKAKTAGVQPIMQFNKNTAGINFPHQALQNQFGDPAQVADWIFQKPGATFDTPAALKATQTIQKWAQAGYFPKDANALDYASMVGEFQKNNGLFMFNGDWESANLDKSMPGNVGFFLFPTESAGGKHVAMSAPNTFGIGAKAKNPDAAAFFLNWAHTNATAREITVKLGGSSPGGPSDLAVPTAAPNTVLAETLKASQQLGEENGAVDFTANATGGIFAAAITPEMQKLIAGQQTPEGYVKAVQAEYAKELSR, via the coding sequence TTGACAAAGTTCCCCCGCCGGACGGCGCTCCTGGCCCCCGTGCTGGCGCTGGGGCTGGCGGCGACGGCGTGTAGCGCACCCGGGGCGGACGAGTCGCCGCGCACCGGGTCCGACGCCGCCGTCAGCACCGACCTCGGCACCGACCCGATCACCCTGGAGATGTACGCCGAGACCGGCTTCCCGCTGGCCAAAGCGCTGGCCGACGAGTTCACCAAGCAGCACCCGAACGTCAAGTTCAACATCCGCGAGGACCAGTTCACGGTCATCGTGGAGAACGCGCCCCGGGTGATGGCCTCGGACAACTCGCCCGACATCATCCGGCTCCCCACCATGGTCGACCTGGTCAAGGACGACCTGCTCAAGAACCTCGACCCCTACTTCGACGCGTACGGCTGGGACAAGTTCCCCGCCTCCCAGCTGGTGCAGCTGCGGGTCGGCGACGGCGGCACCACCCGGGGCACCGGCTCGCTGTGGGGGATGGGCCTCGGCTACAGCGTGACCGGGGTGTTCTACAACAAGAAGCTGGCCGAGCAGGTCGGCATGACCCAGCCGCCGGCCACCATCGCCGAGTTCGAGCAGCTCCTGGCCAAGGCCAAGACCGCCGGGGTCCAGCCGATCATGCAGTTCAACAAGAACACCGCGGGCATCAACTTCCCGCACCAGGCGTTGCAGAACCAGTTCGGTGACCCGGCCCAGGTGGCCGACTGGATCTTCCAGAAGCCGGGCGCGACGTTCGACACCCCGGCCGCGCTCAAGGCCACCCAGACCATCCAGAAGTGGGCCCAGGCCGGCTACTTCCCGAAGGACGCCAACGCGCTGGACTACGCCAGCATGGTGGGCGAGTTCCAGAAGAACAACGGGCTGTTCATGTTCAACGGCGACTGGGAGTCGGCCAACCTCGACAAGTCGATGCCCGGCAACGTGGGCTTCTTCCTGTTCCCGACCGAGTCGGCAGGTGGCAAGCACGTGGCGATGTCCGCCCCGAACACCTTCGGCATCGGCGCCAAGGCCAAGAACCCCGACGCCGCCGCGTTCTTCCTGAACTGGGCGCACACCAACGCCACCGCCCGGGAGATCACCGTCAAGCTCGGCGGGTCCAGCCCCGGTGGCCCGAGTGACCTGGCCGTGCCGACCGCCGCGCCGAACACCGTGCTGGCCGAGACGCTCAAGGCGTCGCAGCAGCTCGGCGAGGAGAACGGCGCGGTGGACTTCACCGCGAACGCCACAGGTGGCATCTTCGCCGCCGCGATCACGCCGGAGATGCAGAAGCTGATCGCCGGTCAGCAGACGCCCGAGGGGTACGTGAAGGCGGTCCAGGCCGAGTACGCGAAGGAACTGTCCCGATGA
- a CDS encoding glycoside hydrolase family 27 protein: protein MAQALENGVARTPPMGWNSWNTFGCNINETLIRQTADALVSSGMRDLGYQYVVVDDCWFNPNRDSAGNIQGDPTRFPSGMKALGDYIHARGLKFGIYQVPVDKTCAQYFNSYPGATGSQGHEVQDARQFAAWGVDYLKYDWCSPNGSIDQQVATFAKMRDALAATGRPIVYSINPNSIHAKTGPQRNWGDVANMWRTTEDITNTWNSGQTNGYPMGIQNIIDVNVPLAPYAKPGAFTDPDMMEVGRGGMTDTEMRSHFAMWAIMASPLIAGNDVRSMNSATQTILKNANLVAINQDALALQAGQVSFDGTRRVLAKRLANGDVAVALFNQGGATTTISTTAAAIGKSGSSFTLVDAWTNASTTSTGTISASVPSHGTVVYRVSGGGTAPPTTPPPSTASALASAASGRCLDVPQSNTANGTQPVIWDCNGAANQRWTANGQTLQSLGKCLDAPTNATAGTKVQLWDCNGQTNQQWTFNTNGTISGVQSGLCLDVNNNGTANGTTVLLWSCTAAANQRWNRV from the coding sequence ATGGCGCAGGCGTTGGAGAACGGGGTGGCCCGGACGCCGCCGATGGGGTGGAACAGTTGGAACACCTTCGGCTGCAACATCAACGAGACGTTGATCCGGCAGACGGCCGACGCGCTGGTCAGCAGCGGGATGCGGGATCTGGGCTACCAGTACGTCGTGGTCGACGACTGCTGGTTCAACCCCAACCGGGACTCCGCCGGCAACATCCAGGGTGACCCGACCCGCTTCCCGTCGGGCATGAAGGCGCTCGGCGACTACATCCACGCCCGGGGGCTGAAGTTCGGCATCTACCAGGTGCCTGTCGACAAGACCTGCGCGCAGTACTTCAACAGCTACCCCGGCGCCACCGGCAGCCAGGGCCACGAGGTGCAGGACGCCCGCCAGTTCGCCGCCTGGGGCGTCGACTACCTCAAGTACGACTGGTGCTCGCCGAACGGATCCATCGACCAGCAGGTCGCCACGTTCGCCAAGATGCGTGACGCCCTGGCGGCCACCGGTAGGCCGATCGTCTACAGCATCAACCCCAACAGCATCCACGCCAAGACGGGCCCGCAGCGCAACTGGGGTGACGTGGCGAACATGTGGCGCACCACCGAGGACATCACCAACACCTGGAACAGCGGCCAGACCAACGGCTACCCGATGGGCATCCAGAACATCATCGACGTCAACGTGCCGCTGGCCCCGTACGCGAAGCCCGGCGCGTTCACCGACCCCGACATGATGGAGGTGGGCCGGGGTGGCATGACCGACACGGAGATGCGCAGCCACTTCGCGATGTGGGCGATCATGGCCTCGCCGCTGATCGCGGGCAACGACGTCCGGTCGATGAACTCCGCCACCCAGACCATCCTCAAGAACGCCAACCTGGTCGCCATCAACCAGGACGCACTGGCGTTGCAGGCCGGCCAGGTCTCGTTCGACGGCACCCGCCGGGTGCTGGCCAAGCGGCTGGCCAACGGGGACGTCGCGGTGGCCCTGTTCAACCAGGGCGGCGCGACGACGACGATCTCCACGACCGCCGCCGCCATCGGCAAGTCCGGGTCCTCCTTCACCCTGGTGGACGCCTGGACCAACGCCAGCACCACCAGCACCGGGACCATCTCCGCGAGTGTGCCGTCGCACGGCACTGTGGTGTACCGGGTCAGCGGCGGTGGCACCGCCCCGCCGACCACGCCGCCGCCGTCCACCGCGAGCGCGCTGGCCAGTGCCGCCTCCGGTCGCTGTCTGGACGTCCCGCAGAGCAACACCGCCAACGGCACCCAGCCGGTGATCTGGGACTGCAACGGGGCCGCCAACCAGCGCTGGACGGCCAACGGTCAGACCCTCCAGTCCCTCGGCAAGTGCCTGGACGCCCCGACCAACGCCACCGCCGGCACCAAGGTCCAGCTCTGGGACTGCAACGGTCAGACCAACCAGCAGTGGACGTTCAACACCAACGGCACGATCAGCGGCGTGCAGTCCGGCCTCTGCCTCGACGTGAACAACAACGGCACCGCCAACGGCACCACAGTGCTCCTCTGGTCGTGCACCGCAGCGGCCAACCAGCGCTGGAACCGGGTCTAG
- a CDS encoding extracellular catalytic domain type 1 short-chain-length polyhydroxyalkanoate depolymerase, with amino-acid sequence MKGSLRAALAAVVLGIAATTVLMTAQPATAATLTRVTGFGNNPTNLNMYLYAPSTLAARPALLLLVHYCGGSASGIFNGNGHDYVTAADRYGYLIVVPEATRSGNCFDVSTPAALTRNGGGDSTGIMSMVAYARQRYPVDPARIVVSGFSSGAMMTNVLAAQYPDVFTAASAFSGVPAGCFATTDGSLWNSRCSGGNVIKTAQQWGDQARAMYPGYSGRYPRMQLWHGATDTTLAYPNFGEEIKQWTNLHGLSTTPTLTDRPQSSWTRTRYGGTGPQAPVEGISIAGVGHQLPMAGQLAYAITFLGLDGTAPSPTPTPTPTATPTPTPTVTPTPTSTPTPTPTSSPQSGACRVTDTISAWNSGLTASITIVNTATTTLNGWSLGFTLPAGQVITGGWSASYSPSSGQVTATNVSYNGTLAPGAATTIGFQATHTGNAAAPTAFTLNGATCVVA; translated from the coding sequence ATGAAGGGCAGTCTGCGCGCCGCGCTGGCAGCCGTCGTCCTCGGTATCGCGGCGACCACCGTCCTGATGACGGCGCAGCCCGCAACCGCGGCGACCCTGACCAGGGTGACGGGTTTCGGCAACAACCCCACCAATCTCAACATGTACCTGTACGCGCCGAGCACGCTGGCGGCCCGACCGGCGCTGCTGCTCCTGGTGCACTACTGCGGGGGCTCGGCCAGTGGGATCTTCAACGGCAACGGACACGACTACGTGACCGCCGCCGACCGCTACGGTTACCTCATCGTCGTACCCGAGGCCACCCGCAGCGGGAACTGCTTCGACGTCTCCACCCCGGCCGCGCTCACCCGCAACGGGGGCGGCGACTCGACCGGGATCATGTCGATGGTCGCGTACGCGCGGCAGCGCTACCCGGTCGACCCGGCCCGGATCGTGGTCTCCGGCTTCTCCTCCGGCGCGATGATGACCAACGTGCTCGCGGCGCAGTATCCCGACGTCTTCACGGCAGCGTCGGCGTTCTCGGGAGTGCCCGCCGGTTGTTTCGCCACCACCGACGGATCGCTGTGGAACAGCAGGTGCTCCGGCGGTAACGTGATCAAGACGGCGCAGCAGTGGGGCGACCAGGCCCGCGCGATGTACCCCGGATACTCGGGCCGCTACCCCCGGATGCAGCTGTGGCACGGAGCCACCGACACCACCCTGGCGTACCCCAACTTCGGCGAAGAGATCAAGCAGTGGACCAACCTGCACGGGTTGAGCACCACGCCCACCCTCACCGACCGCCCGCAGTCCTCCTGGACGCGCACCCGGTACGGCGGGACGGGCCCGCAGGCCCCAGTCGAGGGGATCAGCATCGCCGGGGTGGGTCACCAACTGCCGATGGCCGGCCAACTCGCGTACGCCATCACCTTCCTCGGCCTGGACGGCACCGCGCCGTCGCCCACCCCCACCCCGACGCCGACAGCCACCCCGACGCCGACGCCGACGGTCACCCCGACCCCCACCTCGACCCCGACGCCCACGCCGACGTCGTCGCCGCAGTCAGGGGCCTGCCGGGTCACCGACACGATCAGCGCGTGGAACAGCGGGCTGACCGCGAGCATCACCATCGTCAACACCGCGACCACCACGCTCAACGGATGGTCCCTGGGGTTCACCCTCCCCGCCGGGCAGGTCATCACCGGCGGCTGGAGTGCCAGCTACTCGCCGAGCAGCGGCCAGGTCACCGCCACGAACGTCAGCTACAACGGCACGCTCGCCCCGGGCGCGGCGACCACGATCGGCTTCCAGGCCACCCACACCGGCAACGCCGCCGCCCCCACGGCGTTCACCCTGAACGGTGCGACCTGCGTGGTCGCCTGA
- a CDS encoding LacI family DNA-binding transcriptional regulator, producing the protein MPTGSRPTGSRPGRRARGEIEELPSGSLRVRVYAGIDPVSKRRRYLTRTVPAGPVAARDAEALRILLLDTVRRQHERPAPVTGGPVGNGTGTDGTATTVPPDATVPPEAAVRPGAVEPPGAVEPRTTTVPTTTVPATTVVPPTSTPVPAIGGATGTQRRGRRRGEPTLTTIAALADVSAPTVSKVLNGRSGVAAQTRSRVEALLREHGYRRPELGTPNASVEVVFYGMQSNLAVTIMQGVQQVAGAHQFAVGFTDARRQVSEGRFWARDLLARRPTGVIVVHLGFTSEQHALLVASTIPLVVLDPTGEPPLHAVPSVTATNWSGGFEAARHLLDLGHRRIGVISGPTERLCARARLDGARAALEAAGVGLPARWLRVGPWFSFEDGLRLGGELLRQDPAPTAILCGNDLQALGVYEAARLAGRRIPQDLSVVGFDDIPYTTLCGPPMTSVRQPLAEMGAVATRMVLALAAHQSLAQTRVELATTLVVRDSTAVVRER; encoded by the coding sequence ATGCCCACTGGCTCCAGGCCCACTGGCTCCAGGCCCGGTCGGCGAGCACGCGGCGAGATCGAGGAACTGCCCAGCGGCTCGCTCCGGGTGCGGGTGTACGCCGGGATCGACCCGGTGTCGAAACGTCGGCGCTATCTCACCCGGACGGTGCCCGCCGGCCCGGTCGCGGCCCGGGACGCCGAAGCGCTCCGCATCCTGCTGCTCGACACGGTACGACGACAGCACGAGCGACCGGCCCCGGTGACAGGCGGACCGGTCGGCAACGGGACGGGTACCGACGGCACGGCGACCACCGTCCCCCCCGACGCCACCGTCCCCCCGGAAGCTGCCGTCCGCCCGGGAGCCGTCGAGCCACCCGGAGCCGTCGAGCCCCGCACCACCACCGTGCCGACCACCACGGTGCCGGCTACGACCGTCGTGCCCCCCACGTCCACTCCGGTCCCGGCGATCGGCGGGGCGACGGGGACGCAGCGGCGGGGTCGACGGCGGGGCGAGCCGACCCTGACCACCATCGCCGCGCTGGCGGACGTGTCGGCGCCCACGGTGTCGAAGGTCCTCAACGGCCGCTCGGGGGTCGCGGCGCAGACCCGCTCCCGGGTGGAGGCGTTGCTGCGCGAACACGGCTACCGCCGGCCGGAACTGGGCACGCCGAACGCCAGCGTCGAGGTGGTCTTCTACGGGATGCAGAGCAACCTGGCGGTGACGATCATGCAGGGGGTGCAGCAGGTCGCCGGGGCACATCAGTTCGCCGTCGGCTTCACCGACGCCCGCCGGCAGGTCTCCGAGGGGCGGTTCTGGGCTCGCGACCTGCTGGCCCGCCGTCCGACCGGGGTGATCGTGGTGCACCTCGGCTTCACCTCCGAGCAGCACGCCCTGCTGGTGGCGAGCACGATCCCGCTCGTGGTCCTCGACCCCACCGGCGAGCCGCCGCTGCACGCCGTCCCGTCGGTGACGGCGACCAACTGGAGCGGCGGGTTCGAGGCCGCCCGGCACCTGCTCGACCTCGGGCATCGACGGATCGGGGTGATCTCCGGCCCGACCGAGCGGCTGTGCGCCAGGGCCCGCCTGGACGGCGCACGGGCAGCCCTGGAGGCGGCCGGGGTCGGGCTGCCCGCGCGTTGGCTCCGCGTCGGCCCCTGGTTCTCCTTCGAGGACGGTCTGCGCCTGGGCGGGGAACTCCTGCGGCAGGATCCCGCGCCGACGGCGATCCTGTGCGGCAACGACCTGCAGGCCCTGGGGGTCTACGAGGCGGCCCGGTTGGCCGGTCGCCGGATTCCCCAGGACCTGAGCGTGGTGGGCTTCGACGACATCCCGTACACCACGTTGTGCGGACCGCCGATGACCTCGGTGCGGCAGCCGCTGGCCGAGATGGGGGCCGTCGCCACCCGGATGGTGTTGGCCCTGGCCGCCCACCAGAGTCTCGCCCAGACCCGGGTGGAGTTGGCGACCACGCTTGTGGTGCGGGACAGCACCGCCGTCGTGCGGGAGCGCTGA
- a CDS encoding carbohydrate ABC transporter permease has protein sequence MTSALGSAPAGRDGARPSPDRPTHPSAARAHRLRWARAGGTGWLFVLPAVVMYAIFVLRPLVLTIQYSFYDWNGIGVARWAGLDNYLTVFTDSDLLKIIGNALVLIVFFSFVPVALGLLVASLVRRITTGAFGTVVRTVLFLPQVIPLVAAGIAWSWLLSTNGLINQVLRAVGLGGVARAWLGDFDTALPAVGVIGAWVLLGLCTILLVTGMSKIDPALYEAARLDGAGPVREFFAVTLPSLRQEIGVCLTVTIIAALASFDIVYISTSGGPGLQTTVPGLEIYRLAFSQRQVGLASALAVVLMLLVLVCVLPIQRLTRGDKS, from the coding sequence ATGACGTCTGCCCTCGGCAGCGCACCGGCCGGGCGGGATGGCGCGCGACCGTCGCCGGATCGTCCCACCCACCCGTCCGCCGCGCGGGCCCACCGACTCCGGTGGGCCCGCGCGGGCGGGACGGGCTGGCTCTTCGTCCTGCCCGCCGTGGTGATGTACGCGATCTTCGTCCTGCGTCCGCTCGTGCTGACCATCCAGTACTCGTTCTACGACTGGAACGGCATCGGGGTGGCCCGCTGGGCGGGACTTGACAACTACCTCACCGTCTTCACCGACAGTGACCTGCTGAAGATCATCGGTAACGCGCTCGTCCTGATCGTCTTCTTCAGCTTCGTCCCGGTCGCGCTCGGCCTGCTGGTGGCCAGCCTGGTCCGCCGGATCACCACCGGCGCGTTCGGCACAGTCGTCCGGACGGTGCTGTTCCTGCCCCAGGTCATCCCCCTGGTGGCGGCGGGCATCGCGTGGAGCTGGCTGCTGTCGACCAACGGTCTGATCAACCAGGTGCTCCGCGCGGTCGGTCTGGGCGGGGTGGCCCGCGCGTGGCTCGGTGACTTCGACACCGCGCTGCCCGCCGTCGGCGTCATCGGCGCCTGGGTCCTGCTCGGCCTCTGCACGATCCTGCTGGTCACCGGGATGAGCAAGATCGACCCGGCGCTGTACGAGGCGGCCCGCCTCGACGGTGCCGGCCCGGTCCGGGAGTTCTTCGCCGTCACCCTGCCCAGCCTCCGCCAGGAGATCGGCGTCTGCCTGACGGTGACCATCATCGCCGCCCTGGCCAGCTTCGACATCGTCTACATCTCGACAAGCGGCGGCCCCGGCCTGCAGACCACCGTGCCGGGCCTGGAGATCTACCGGCTGGCCTTCTCGCAGCGGCAGGTCGGGCTCGCCTCGGCGCTGGCCGTCGTGCTGATGCTGCTGGTGCTGGTCTGCGTGCTGCCGATCCAGCGACTGACCCGAGGGGACAAGTCATGA
- a CDS encoding LacI family DNA-binding transcriptional regulator, producing the protein MGRNRATLADVARRAGLSKTAASMVLNGREGTRLSAEAHQRVFAAAEELGYRPNLAARSLRTRKTATIAFVSDIVATTRFAGGLIRGALDAARERDHVLLITETQGDATFEQYAIEAMLDRQVDGVIYAAMATRRLTVPAAILGGPVVLLNATSTGPDSLPCVLPDDERAGRTVATTLLDQGHRDRIALIGRNRLKEDDAEVSLAARARLRGIHQALADAGVDLLTECFCAEWLPEHGYAAMRTLLGRPVRPTAIVCMNDRLAFGAYQALAEAGLTVPDDLSVVSFDDDPIAAWLRPGLSTTALPHEQMGRRAVEILLDGGDAEASLVPMPLRRRRSVAAPAG; encoded by the coding sequence ATGGGCCGCAACAGAGCAACCCTGGCCGACGTCGCGCGGCGGGCCGGGCTGTCCAAGACCGCCGCGTCGATGGTCCTCAACGGTCGGGAGGGCACCCGGCTCTCGGCCGAGGCGCACCAGCGCGTCTTCGCCGCCGCCGAGGAGCTCGGCTACCGACCCAACCTGGCGGCCCGCAGCCTGCGTACCCGCAAGACGGCCACCATCGCGTTCGTCTCCGACATCGTCGCCACCACCCGGTTCGCCGGCGGCCTCATCCGGGGTGCGCTCGACGCGGCCCGGGAGCGCGACCACGTGCTGCTCATCACCGAGACCCAGGGCGACGCCACCTTCGAGCAGTACGCCATCGAGGCCATGCTCGACCGGCAGGTCGACGGGGTGATCTACGCGGCGATGGCGACCCGCCGGCTGACCGTCCCGGCGGCCATCCTCGGTGGCCCGGTGGTGCTGCTCAACGCCACAAGCACAGGACCGGACAGCCTGCCCTGCGTGCTCCCCGACGACGAGCGGGCCGGCCGTACCGTGGCCACCACCCTGCTCGACCAGGGCCACCGGGACCGGATCGCGTTGATCGGCCGCAACCGGCTCAAGGAGGACGACGCCGAGGTCTCCCTCGCCGCGCGGGCCCGGTTGCGGGGCATCCACCAGGCGCTCGCCGACGCCGGGGTCGACCTGCTGACCGAGTGTTTCTGCGCCGAGTGGCTGCCCGAACACGGCTACGCCGCCATGCGCACGCTGCTGGGCCGGCCGGTCCGACCCACCGCGATCGTCTGCATGAACGACCGGCTGGCCTTCGGTGCCTACCAGGCGCTGGCCGAGGCCGGGCTGACCGTCCCGGACGACCTCTCGGTGGTGTCGTTCGACGACGACCCGATCGCCGCCTGGCTGCGTCCCGGCCTGTCCACCACCGCACTGCCGCACGAGCAGATGGGGCGGCGGGCGGTCGAGATCCTCCTCGACGGCGGCGACGCCGAAGCGTCCCTCGTCCCGATGCCGCTGCGGCGACGCAGGTCCGTGGCCGCCCCGGCCGGATAG